Within the Paenibacillus sp. AN1007 genome, the region AGTATAACCGCTGCTCTCCAGGTTATTCTGTCATCGAAGTGGCCTGTGTAAAATCTTAGTTCAACATTTACTTCATATTTTCCGAAAAAAATAACAAGACCATGGCGCCCTCGGCTTTGATGCCGGGGCGTTTGTCTTATTTTAAGCTCAGGAGTGATGCGCTGTGTTTAACGAATTCTACCGTCGGCTGATCGATCCTTTCAAGCGCAGCATTCGTAATAAATTGATACTGACGATGACCTTGGTTGCTGTACTGCCAGTCATTGTGATAACTGCGGTAGCTGCGGAGAATACGCGCTCCTCTATGGAAGCCGAGATTGTGGATACGAACCGGGTCAATATGAATTGGGCCTCTGTCTATTTGGCAGAACAGTTTACCCGCATGAATAATATCATTTATTCCATTCAGATCAGTGATGAGCTTCATCAGTATATGGCGTTAACTCGGGAGGCACCAGCCTCCAGCCGTTTCGATGAACAGAAAGCCGTCTTTAATATGCTGAACAGTGTGTACTATTCTGCTGGAAATTATGTATTCGGTGTCGAACTGTACTTGAAGGAGCAGGACACGTTGTTCACGTTTAACTCGATGGAATCTCGCATTAAGACGGTTCAGGATGTTCCGGAAGGATACGATAAGCTTTTTACTGAGCGTAAAGATTTTACAATTATCAATGATCCGATAGATCCGGCGAAGTTTCATATGACCCGAAGTATGAACCGCTTTGAGGATCAGGCTCAGATCGGGGCGATCAGTCTGGAGATCAAATGGGCTGAGTTTAATCAGACGCTTGAACTGCTCGACAGCAGGGGAGATTATACCGCCTATATCGGGGATAGTTTAGGTCATCCGGTATATCAGCCGAACTCCTCCATCCAGCCATCGGATGAAGCGTTGAAGCGGCTGAGTGAAACGAAGAATAACGCAGGTTTTATTCGTACAGCCCAGGAATACATTTTCTATCACGATATTGAGTCGACAGGACTGCGGGTGATCAAAATCGTACCGGATCATGTCATTAACGAGAGTGCACTGGAAACGATGAAGTATGGACTTGCCGTGGGTGGAGCAGCAGCATTGGTATCGGTTGCTCTGGCAGCACTGGTGGCTTGGCGAACCTCTAAACCTATTGTCAAACTGGCGAATTCCATGAAGGGCATCCAGCTGATCAAGGATCGTAAAGTAGAGCGCAGCGGACGAGTAGATGAGATTGGTCTGCTGGAGAAAAATCTGCACGGTATGGCGAGTCGAATCCGCGAACATATCCGGGACAACTATTTGATGAATCTGGAGAAGCAGACAGCAGAGCTTAAAGCGCTGCAATCTCAAATTCATCCCCACTTTTTGCAAAATACATTACAAATGATTGGTGGTATGGTCTATTCGCAAAAGCCGGCAGACAGCTACAAGGTAATCCGGGCTCTAAGTGAGATGTTCCGGTATATTGTGCGGGCACCCGACGGCCTTGTTCCCCTGCAATCCGAACTGGATCAATTGGAGCATTATATGCTGATTCAGAAGCAGCGCTTTGCCAGCCGGCTTGAATATAAGCTGGAGATTACAGGAGAACTCAGAGAATGTTATATTCCGAAATTATCGTTACAGCCGATTGTGGAGAATGCATTCCTGCATGGGCTGGAGAAAAAGCCTGGAGAATGGAGACTGGGCATCGAAGTGGTCTCTGATCCGCAGCAGGGTTTGGTGACTATTCAGATTTGTGATAACGGCATGGGTATGGAGCCGGAGAAGCTGGCAGAGATGCAGTCCAGACTGGAGCGCATCACGCGGCAGACCGACCGCGTATGGAGCTCAGGCACAAGTATCGGACTGCTGAATGCAGCTTCACGGATTGTGATGCATTATGGACCGGATTACGGTATGCATATGGAGAGCGAATATGGACAGGGAACCAGGGTGATCGTACGTATTCCCTGCACGACAGGAGGCGAATCCTTGTGAATAAGGAGTTATATAGAGTGCTGCTGGTGGATGATGAGCCTTGGAACCGGGATATCATCCGCAACCTTGGTGAATGGAATGAGCTCGGCTTGGTTGTCTGCGGTGAAGCAGAGGATGGAGAACAGGCGGTAGGGATGGTCAAGGCACTGGAACCGCATATTATTATTACGGATATGCGTATGCCAGGATCGGACGGTGTCGAGCTGATGCAGACGCTGAGCAGTCAGTACCCGGAGATTAAGGTTGTTGTGGTGAGCGGTTATGATGATTTTAATTATGCCAAACACGCGCTGCGGTATCGTGCAGCGGATTATCTGCTGAAGCCGGTGAACCCGGAAGAACTAAATGCTGCGCTGGCGAAATGCAGTCGTGAACTGGATAAGGCTGCTGCAGCACCGGAAGTGTGGGAAGCTTATCCGCCTTCATTCGCGGGAGAATTCTCTCTGTTCCAGCAGCAGGCACGTCTGCGCTTCAACGACCTGAACCTGCCGAGCCTGCGGGAATGGTTTCAGCAGCTAGAGCGGAAGATGGAACAAAACGAGGTCCGCAGACCCCGCCAGCTTGGACGCGCTGTCTATGAGATGCAGAATATGCTGGATGAGCTGTGTATGTCTAATGGGCTGTCCGATCGCCCGGAAGACAGGGGGCTGCCGCCTGCATCGGCGCTGGGTTCGATCCGGGCGGCTGTAGGATGGATCTCCGCTTCTTATTATCAGGCGCTGGAACAATTAATTGCACAGCGCAAGTATAAGAATAAGCTGAACCTTGAAGATGTGAAGCAGTATATGGAGCAGCACTGCATGGAGATGATTACACTGGAGCAGCTTGCCCAGATCTTTTTTGTCAGTAAGGAATATTTAAGTAAAGCCTTCAAGAAAGAATATGACGTGAACGTGACCGATTATGCGGTGCAGCTTCGAATGACCAAAGCAAAAGAATGGGTGATGGATGATCAGATTCCATTCAAACATATCGCCGAAATGACAGGATATGAAGATGTGTCCTACTTCTATCGGGTATTTAAAAAGCATTTTGGCGTGTCGCCCGGAGAGATGCGCAAGGGCCAACATAAGTTGTCTAACCCATTCCCCGAATGATTCATTCGGGGAATGCTGCTTGGATTAAGGTTTAAAATAATCCAATGGAAGAGTCTAATTTTGTCCAATGAAGCGCTTACATTTTGCGATATATAATAAGCCTATGAAAGACAAACCAGTCACGCCGGGAGGTCATAAGAGATGAAAGTATGGAAAAGCGTTGTAAGTGCGGCACTGGTCAGCGTTCTGCTCGCAGGCTGCGGCTCGAATGCAGGCACGGATAATGAACAGAACGAAGTCAAAGCTGGCAGCACCGTAAACCTCAAAGTATTCATTGCTCAACCAAGGCTGAAAGAACATTACGATAAATATATAGAACAGTTCAAAGCCAAGGAAAAAGCAGATAAAAACATCGAAGTGAATGTGCAGCTGGAGATGCCGCCAGCAGATAATGCACCTCAGATTTTGAAAACAAGACTAGCCTCCAATGACGCACCGGACGTATTCGCGCTGCACGCGGTCAATGAGATTCCACCTTTCAGCAAAGCCGGATATCTCGAAGACTTGTCCAATCAACCTTTTGTAGATAAACTGCTTGATTCGGTCAAACCTTCGGTAACGGATGCAGGCGGCAAAGTCGTTGCGGTTCCGCTGGAAACCTTGTCATGGGGTTATCTGTACAACAAAGATATCTTCAAGGAACAAGGGCTTGAGGTTCCAACAACGTTGACAGAAATGAAAGCGGTTGTAGAAAAGCTGAAAGCAGCTGGCATCACACCGTTTGAGCTTTCTTACAAAGAAGCCTGGGTTCCGCAATTGTTCCTGCCGCTGACAGTAGGGGCACTGACACAGACGGAACATAAAGATTTCGTGGAAAAAATGAACAAGGACGAAGCTTCCTTCTCGGATATGAAAGCCCTGTTTGATGTGTTCGATCTCGTCAATGCCAACGGAACGGATAAAGCGCTTGAAGTCGGAGCGGATGACGGCGCAGCGGCTTATGCCACAGGCAAAGCGGCGATGTGGATTCAAGGACCTTGGTACGCAGAGACGATCCTGAAGTCCAATCCAGACATTAATTTCGGTGTAGCTCCAATGCCGCTGAACGATAATCCGGATGATACCAAAATCAACCTGAGTACATCCACGTCACTGGCTGTATCTTCGTCAAGTAAAAATAAAGAAGTGGCGCTCGACTTTGTAAACTACATTCTCGATGACAAAGACTCAAGTGCATTCTATGAAGCACTCAAATTCAATCCGGTTGCCAAAGTGCATACGTTCAAGAGCTTCCCGTGGGTAGACGACGCCCTGAAATATGTAAACGAAGGCAAAGCTTATCAAGATCCAACAATTCCTCAAGCCGTGAAGGATGAGTCTGGTAAAGCACTGCAGGGGTACTACTCCGGACAGTTAAATCAACAGCAGGTGATTGATGCGCTCGACAAGGCGTGGAAGTCCTACAATAAGGTCAACAAATAAGAGCCGGATGCTTAACAATTAAACGCCTGAACGATCAACAAGGTTGAGCTGTAAGAAAGCAGTACCCGCGTTTGTTGACAAAATCTCGTGCATGTCCGTATTGATCTCGGGGTTTTGTCAACAGATGAGCGGTACTTTATTTCTTCACAGTCTCGAAGCAGATGAAACGGCTGGCTGAACGATCTTCGTTCCCCCGTTAACCTTCATCCGCTGTGCAAAAAGGGGGAGAAGTTATGGCTACGAATGTGTTCAAAAAGTATCTTTCACTGCTCGCGTTCACAGCGCCAGCCTTTGTAATCTATGCGATTTTCCTGCTGTACCCGACGTTTAGCGGGATGTTCTACAGCTTGACGGACTGGAACGGTTTAAACCGGGACTACAGCTTTATCGGGCTGGGGAACTTTGTGGAATTGTTTAAGGAAGATCCGGACTTCCTCAACTCGCTGTGGTTTACGATGAAATATGTTATTTTTATGCTGATTTTGCAAAATGTCATTGCATTGCTGCTCGCCGTGTTCATTGAGTCACGTACACGCAGCAAAGGGTTGTTCCGCACGTTATTCTTCATGCCCAACATGATCAGTACAATCATCAGTGCATTCATGTGGACGTTCATCTTTTCCCAGGTGCTGCCGCAGCTGGCTGAGAAACTGGCTGTTTCTTTTCTCGACCAACAATGGCTCGGTGATCCGAAGTTCTCCTTCTACTCGATTCTAATCGTATCGCTTTGGAACGGTGTGGGCTATATGATGATCATCTACCTGGCTGCATTGCAGGGTGTACCGAAAAGCCTTAAGGAAGCCGCGGTCATTGACGGCGCAAATGCGTTTCAAGTGTTACGTAACGTAGTACTGCCGATGATTACACACGCCATTACAATCTGTTTCTTCCTGACACTGAATGGGGCATTCAAAGTGTTCGAGGTTGTCTATGGATTGACAGGCGGCGGCCCGGGTCGGGCTACACAGGTGATCACGATGAATATTTATGAAGAAGCGTTCTCCAACAACTTCAGATACGGTTATGCCAGTGCCAAATCGGTTGTGCTGTTCATCATCGTACTGATCTTTACACTCATCCAGATCACCGTTATGAAGAGAAAAGAGGTGGAAGCATGAGAATGCAGCGACTGAATAACTACCTGATTCGGCTGTTATTGATTCTCGGCTCACTGCTAGCCATGCTGCCGATCTACATGGCTGTAGTGAACTCTTTTAAAACACAGGGTGAGATGTTCCAATCGTTTATCGCTCTGCCGAACACATTACATTGGGAGAACTACACGGATGCGTTTAACAAAATCAATCTGCTCGGCAGCTCGCTGAACTCCGCGATTGTGTCGATTCTGGGTATCGGGGGAATTGTGTTCTGTGCTTCGCTTGCAGGTTACAAGCTGTCGCGGACTTCCGGCAGGCTTAGCAATCTGATCTTCTTCATGTTTGTCGCTTCTATGCTGGTGCCGTTCCATTCCATCATGATTCCATTGACGCGTGTAGCAAAGGGTATGGGAGTGCAGGGAAGTACTTATGGATTGGCTCTAATCTATATCGGACTTGGTGTGAATATGGCGATCTTCCTCTATCACGGGTTTGTGAAGTCCATTCCGCGTGAACTGGAAGAATCGGCTCAGATCGATGGATGTAACGAGTTCCAGACGTTTTTTCAGATTATTTTCCCGCTGCTGCTGCCAATTACGGTGACAATTGCAATTCTGGACTTCCTATGGATCTGGAACGACTTCCTGCTTCCGCTGCTCATGCTGACGGATGTGAACAGATATACGCTGATTCTGTCCACGAACATGCTGTTTGGCGAGTACAACAAGGAGTGGCCTTTAATTCTGTCCTCTCTTGTCCTGACTGCGATTCCAGTCATTCTGATCTATGCGTTCTTCCAGAAGTTTATTATGGAGGGTATTGCAGAGGGTGCGGTGAAAGGATAACGGGCAGGGAGGCATGTTCCTGTAATCCAACTCCTCACAGTTAAGTTTATAAAAACTCATGCTTACTGCCTTGAACTGCGGATGTACTCCGTTAGTTCAAGGCTATTCTCATTTATGGAAAGACAGGGAAACCCAGATGAGCACCAAAAATAAGCGCAAGGTGTGTATAAGAAGAGCAGCGGGAGGACATATATACTGCCATTTTGCAATGCATAGGGCTGCCTCTCACAAGCTGGGTGCCATTAGCTTGCGGGCTTCTTGTGCAAGGACAATCAGTCCGCGCTCCATCTCATCTTGCGAAGCATAGGCATAAGAGAGGCGAATATGACTCGCATCCAGCCGATCATACAAGTAACCTGGATGGATCAGCACGTCTTTTTCCAGACAGGCATGGAATAATCGGCGGATAGATAATGAATCGGCTGTGAACCGAAGCCAGATATAGAAACCGCCTTTGGGTGTTGTCCAATCCGCAATGTCCTGAAAATAACGATGCAGCAGCTCCAGCATGAGGTCTCGGCGTCTTCGCAGCTCGGACCTTAGCCGTTCCATATGGCTTGCATGATAGCCTTCCGCAAACCATAGTGCCGCTGCTTCCTGAGCAAGTGAACTGGTGCCGTAATCCGTCTGCATTTTAATATCGGCAAGGCGGCGGATCACGGGCACAGGGCCGACAAGCCAACCGAGCCGAAGTCCGGGACTGACGGCTTTGGAGAGTGTGCCCATATGCAGCACGCGGCCCTCCTGATCACCTGCTTTAAGTGAAGGTGGAGGAGGCTGATCCAGCCACAGCTCTTGATAAGCTGCATCCTCCAGGATAGATATGCCAGAACTGCGGGCAATGGACATCAGTTCTTCCCGGCGGCATAGACTCATGACGCTGCCTGTAGGGTTATGGAAGCTCGGAATGGTATACAGCAACGGGAAGGATTCGATGCCTGGTTCACTTTTCACCCTTTTTGCCGATTGTATTGCGCCTTCCAAAAATCCCGGTTGTAAGCCCTCTTCATCCACAGCAATACTGCTCAGCTTCAAACCGGCTGATTGAAACGCATGAATAGAATAGAGATAAGATGGTTTCTCCAGCAGTACAGTCGATCCGCGAGGCAGCAGTCCCACCGAGATCAGATGCAGTGCCTGGAGAGAGCCGGACACGATCAGAATCGAATCAGGTGAAGCTTGAATGCCGTCAGACTGTAAGTGAACGGATAATGCTTTTCGAAGCTGCAGACTGCCTTGGGGTTCGATGTAGTTAAGGGTGCGTGTACGTCTGGACATGGCCTGAAGAATCTCGTTAAACGCTTCATTAGGCATCTGGTCCGGTGCAAGTTCACCTGTACCCAGCCGAATAATGCCGGGCCTGAACTCAGCCTGATTAATCTGCTGAATCTCAGGCAGATTCGGATAGTACCAGCCTTCCTCGGCAGCTTCACTCCAGTTGGGCACAGCAGCATGGGCCATGCTGTGCCACCCCGAACCGGAGACATAAGTTCCGCCGCCATGCCGCCCTTCTATCATACCTGCTGCTGTCAGGTTATCCAGAGCGGTAACCAGCGTGCTGCGGTTTACTCCCATCGATGCAGCCAGCGTTCGCTGCGAAGGAAGACGGGTTCCGGCAGACCATTCACCAGTTGTGATTTTTTGTCGGATATAAGCTTCGATCTGGCGATACAAGGGCAAGTCAAGCGCAGGGTTTGGCTGCCAGCTGCGATTAGATGAAATATCGGATTGTTCACGTCCCATTCAGTTAGAGTCACCTCTCATCTTATTTGTACCGTCCACTATACCATTTGGTTGGGATCAATGCCATCCAATTGGTTGGTTACGTTTTTCGTATATTCATCTACTATGGTGAGATAAATAAGGGGGATGGAACATGGGAGTATTTATCCATGCAGTGGTGCTGGCGTTTGGCCTGATTCTGCCGCTGGGTGTTCAAAATGTTTTTATTTTTAATCAAGGATTGAGTCAGAAGAAATACCTGCATGCACTGCCTGCTGTTGTTACAGCAGGGATCAGTGACGCACTGCTGATTAGTGCGGCTGTTGGGGGCATGTCCCTCATTTTAGTTCAATGGCCGCTTTTGATAAATGCTCTATATGGGGCAGGCATCCTGTTTTTGCTCTATATGGCCTGGGGATTGTGGAAGTCGTCTGCTTCGCCGGATCAAGCCCCTGCGGCGATGTCTGCGGGACGGCAAATTGCTTTTGCCGCTTCGGTATCCCTTCTTAATCCGCATGCGCTGCTGGATACTGTGGCTGTCATTGGCACCAGTTCCCTTCAATATGAAGGGGTACAGCGATTTTATTTTGCAATGACCGCGTCGGTGGTATCCTGGGTTTGGTTTGCGGGGCTGGCAGCTGCAGGCAGACTGGTTGGGAGCCGTGACCGTACCGGGACTGTCCGGTATGCACTGAATCGCTTGTCTGCTCTGATCATGGTTGGAATTGCGCTGATGATGTGCTGGAAGCTCTTGTATTCATAGGTCATGATCCTAAGCTAAGGTATAGGCGGAAATGCTTCACATTCAGAAAGACTCCCCGTTTCATAAACATGGGGAGTCTGACACATGGGTTATTCGGCCTTTAGAAGCATGGATTCGATGAATACTTTGAGATCCTGACTTGTTGCGTTCAAATGGTCAATAATCTCACTGAACTCGGTTACGAGTTCTGACTGTTCATTGCTGGACTGAGCAATGGAAGTGATCTCCTGCTCCATCTGCTGAATGGAGGATTGTACATCCTTGAGAGAGCGTTCGATGTTTACTGTAGCCTCTTTGGTTCCGGTGGACAGTTTACGCACTTCGGATGCAACAACGCCGAACCCGGCACCTGCCTGACCTGCACGTGCGGCTTCAATGGCTGCGTTCAGGCCGAGCAGATTGGTCTGCTCCGAAATCTCGCGGATAAATACGGCCACTTTGTTGACCTCACTGGAGTTTCTCACAGCGAGTCGGGTATTGTCCAGAATCTGTGTGGAGGATGCTGTGAGCTGCTCGGATTGTGCCGCTACCGTCTGTACCATATCCGACAGCCTGCCGCTGATACCTGTAATCAGGTTGGTAAAGTACTCCAGTTTTTCTTCGTTTTGAAGTGAAAAACCTATAGCAAGCGTACCCGCAATCTTTCCTTCATCATCATAAAGCGGAGTGGCAGCCGAATTAATAGCCGTACCATAAAACTTGGCGTCAATACGATTGGCTGAAGTCTCACCATGTACAAGTGCGCGGCGCAGTGTAGGGTCTTCTAGGGAGATCGGATCTCCAGCCTTGATGCCAAGATCAAGCTCGCTGCTCGGAACGTAATACCAGAATTTTTCGGTATCGGTTACGGCAATCATGATATCATGTTCCTTCAACATAATTTTAAAATAAGGACTTGCTGCAACGAGTGCTTCAACGATGTTCAATAAGGTCAGCTCCTATAGTATGTGTGTATATCATCTGGGTGTATATTATACATCGTCAGATCAATTTGCAAATTTTAGACCTGATAAAGGCATAAAGACTATTACATTTTCTGCAAACTTTTGAATCAGAAAAAGGGTTTGATTGTTTATAAGTGAATAAAAAATGCAAAAACAGACGGAACAAGCCGTTCCTGTCTGTTTTAATTACATATGGACTAGTAAAGGTGGTTGGGTCTAAAGCCGATCGGCAGCATTCATTTTGCTGAAAGCCTGCGTAGTTGGTTTCACGTCTTACTTCTATCCGCCAATCTGTGACATACGCCGTACTGTAGGGGTATGAGATTGCATCTTTTTCTCCAGTGCCATAGCCATCTCATGATTTTTCGGTTTGGTGCCGAGTGCTTTTAGAAAGAGGGCTGCCATCGCATCCGGATCATCCACATAACGGCGGACGTTATACTCATCTGACCAGTACAGACAAGCTTTAATATGTCCATCAGCTGTGAGGCGCAGCCGGTTACAGTTATCACAGAAGTGATCACTCACGGGATGAATCAGACCAAATGTACCTTGGGAGCCGGCAATACGCATATTGCGAGAGGGGCCATTCCCGGCAGGGCCCTCTGTATTCTCGACCGTCCAGCCCGCTTCTTTACAGACATCGCTCACAGCCTCCAGCGGTAAATACGATTTGCGCCAGGAATCGGAAGCGTGTCCGATCGGCATATATTCAATAAATCGCACATGCAGCGGCTGATCAATGGTCATGGCGATGAAGTCTTTGATTTCATCATCATTAATACCTTTCATCAGCACAACATTCAGCTTAATCGGTGCAAGACCGACGGCAGCAGCTGCCTCGATGCCCTTTAATACTTTATTCACATCTCCACCACGTGTGATCATCGAGAACCGATCAGCCTGCAGCGAGTCCAGGCTGATATTGATACGGTTTAAACCTGCGTCCTTCAACGCCTGAGCTTGTTTGTCCAGCAGCAGTGCATTGGTGGTCAGTGCGATGTCATCAATGCCGTCGATAGCAGAGATCATACGAACCAGCTTATGCAGATCTTTGCGTACCAGCGGTTCTCCACCGGTGAGCCGAACCTTACGCATACCCATCGGGGCGAGCACTTTCAATACTTCCGTAATTTCTTCGTAGCTCATAATTTCATCATGCGGGGCGAACTCCATGCCTTCCGCAGGCATACAGTAGACGCAGCGCAGATTGCAGCGGTCCGTAACGGAAATACGGATGTAGTCATGTATTCGGCCAAATGAATCCTGAAGCAGTTCCATGCAGACCACCCTTTCAACGGTTCAGATTGGATATCTTCTATATAAAATGATACGACAATTATAAAAGCAGCAGCTGCATCAAATTTTAGCTATTTCTCCAATCCGCGTCAATGCTGACGTCGGGTGACAGCAATCAGGCAGGCTGATTCAACTGGAACTGACCGACAACCTGCCGCAGGAACAGGGTGATCGTTTCTACATCATGGGAAGATTGCTGCACCTTCAGCATATCCTGAATCAAAGCCATCATCTCGGCTTCCACTTCGGCGGAAGTCGCACGATTCTGGTGGCTGATTGCCGCGATATTTTCCATCAGGAACACGACTTCATCTACTACCTGTGTGCGCTCAGCTTCTTCCGCAGTTGCTTTCTTGAGAAGCTCTGATGCGGCCTGAACGAGAGTAGTCCCTTCTGCAAGCACCTGATCTCCTTCGGTAATCTGCTTGGAAGCTGTGCCTGCAGCATTGGAAATGCGATCCAGAATTTGATGGATATCCTCTGTCGAGGAGCGAGACACATCAGCAAGCTTGCGAATCTCTTCAGCGACGACAGAGAAGCCGCGCCCATGT harbors:
- a CDS encoding histidine kinase, yielding MFNEFYRRLIDPFKRSIRNKLILTMTLVAVLPVIVITAVAAENTRSSMEAEIVDTNRVNMNWASVYLAEQFTRMNNIIYSIQISDELHQYMALTREAPASSRFDEQKAVFNMLNSVYYSAGNYVFGVELYLKEQDTLFTFNSMESRIKTVQDVPEGYDKLFTERKDFTIINDPIDPAKFHMTRSMNRFEDQAQIGAISLEIKWAEFNQTLELLDSRGDYTAYIGDSLGHPVYQPNSSIQPSDEALKRLSETKNNAGFIRTAQEYIFYHDIESTGLRVIKIVPDHVINESALETMKYGLAVGGAAALVSVALAALVAWRTSKPIVKLANSMKGIQLIKDRKVERSGRVDEIGLLEKNLHGMASRIREHIRDNYLMNLEKQTAELKALQSQIHPHFLQNTLQMIGGMVYSQKPADSYKVIRALSEMFRYIVRAPDGLVPLQSELDQLEHYMLIQKQRFASRLEYKLEITGELRECYIPKLSLQPIVENAFLHGLEKKPGEWRLGIEVVSDPQQGLVTIQICDNGMGMEPEKLAEMQSRLERITRQTDRVWSSGTSIGLLNAASRIVMHYGPDYGMHMESEYGQGTRVIVRIPCTTGGESL
- a CDS encoding response regulator; the protein is MNKELYRVLLVDDEPWNRDIIRNLGEWNELGLVVCGEAEDGEQAVGMVKALEPHIIITDMRMPGSDGVELMQTLSSQYPEIKVVVVSGYDDFNYAKHALRYRAADYLLKPVNPEELNAALAKCSRELDKAAAAPEVWEAYPPSFAGEFSLFQQQARLRFNDLNLPSLREWFQQLERKMEQNEVRRPRQLGRAVYEMQNMLDELCMSNGLSDRPEDRGLPPASALGSIRAAVGWISASYYQALEQLIAQRKYKNKLNLEDVKQYMEQHCMEMITLEQLAQIFFVSKEYLSKAFKKEYDVNVTDYAVQLRMTKAKEWVMDDQIPFKHIAEMTGYEDVSYFYRVFKKHFGVSPGEMRKGQHKLSNPFPE
- a CDS encoding extracellular solute-binding protein, producing MKVWKSVVSAALVSVLLAGCGSNAGTDNEQNEVKAGSTVNLKVFIAQPRLKEHYDKYIEQFKAKEKADKNIEVNVQLEMPPADNAPQILKTRLASNDAPDVFALHAVNEIPPFSKAGYLEDLSNQPFVDKLLDSVKPSVTDAGGKVVAVPLETLSWGYLYNKDIFKEQGLEVPTTLTEMKAVVEKLKAAGITPFELSYKEAWVPQLFLPLTVGALTQTEHKDFVEKMNKDEASFSDMKALFDVFDLVNANGTDKALEVGADDGAAAYATGKAAMWIQGPWYAETILKSNPDINFGVAPMPLNDNPDDTKINLSTSTSLAVSSSSKNKEVALDFVNYILDDKDSSAFYEALKFNPVAKVHTFKSFPWVDDALKYVNEGKAYQDPTIPQAVKDESGKALQGYYSGQLNQQQVIDALDKAWKSYNKVNK
- a CDS encoding sugar ABC transporter permease, producing the protein MATNVFKKYLSLLAFTAPAFVIYAIFLLYPTFSGMFYSLTDWNGLNRDYSFIGLGNFVELFKEDPDFLNSLWFTMKYVIFMLILQNVIALLLAVFIESRTRSKGLFRTLFFMPNMISTIISAFMWTFIFSQVLPQLAEKLAVSFLDQQWLGDPKFSFYSILIVSLWNGVGYMMIIYLAALQGVPKSLKEAAVIDGANAFQVLRNVVLPMITHAITICFFLTLNGAFKVFEVVYGLTGGGPGRATQVITMNIYEEAFSNNFRYGYASAKSVVLFIIVLIFTLIQITVMKRKEVEA
- a CDS encoding carbohydrate ABC transporter permease encodes the protein MRMQRLNNYLIRLLLILGSLLAMLPIYMAVVNSFKTQGEMFQSFIALPNTLHWENYTDAFNKINLLGSSLNSAIVSILGIGGIVFCASLAGYKLSRTSGRLSNLIFFMFVASMLVPFHSIMIPLTRVAKGMGVQGSTYGLALIYIGLGVNMAIFLYHGFVKSIPRELEESAQIDGCNEFQTFFQIIFPLLLPITVTIAILDFLWIWNDFLLPLLMLTDVNRYTLILSTNMLFGEYNKEWPLILSSLVLTAIPVILIYAFFQKFIMEGIAEGAVKG
- a CDS encoding PLP-dependent aminotransferase family protein, with the protein product MGREQSDISSNRSWQPNPALDLPLYRQIEAYIRQKITTGEWSAGTRLPSQRTLAASMGVNRSTLVTALDNLTAAGMIEGRHGGGTYVSGSGWHSMAHAAVPNWSEAAEEGWYYPNLPEIQQINQAEFRPGIIRLGTGELAPDQMPNEAFNEILQAMSRRTRTLNYIEPQGSLQLRKALSVHLQSDGIQASPDSILIVSGSLQALHLISVGLLPRGSTVLLEKPSYLYSIHAFQSAGLKLSSIAVDEEGLQPGFLEGAIQSAKRVKSEPGIESFPLLYTIPSFHNPTGSVMSLCRREELMSIARSSGISILEDAAYQELWLDQPPPPSLKAGDQEGRVLHMGTLSKAVSPGLRLGWLVGPVPVIRRLADIKMQTDYGTSSLAQEAAALWFAEGYHASHMERLRSELRRRRDLMLELLHRYFQDIADWTTPKGGFYIWLRFTADSLSIRRLFHACLEKDVLIHPGYLYDRLDASHIRLSYAYASQDEMERGLIVLAQEARKLMAPSL
- a CDS encoding LysE family transporter encodes the protein MGVFIHAVVLAFGLILPLGVQNVFIFNQGLSQKKYLHALPAVVTAGISDALLISAAVGGMSLILVQWPLLINALYGAGILFLLYMAWGLWKSSASPDQAPAAMSAGRQIAFAASVSLLNPHALLDTVAVIGTSSLQYEGVQRFYFAMTASVVSWVWFAGLAAAGRLVGSRDRTGTVRYALNRLSALIMVGIALMMCWKLLYS
- a CDS encoding methyl-accepting chemotaxis protein, giving the protein MNIVEALVAASPYFKIMLKEHDIMIAVTDTEKFWYYVPSSELDLGIKAGDPISLEDPTLRRALVHGETSANRIDAKFYGTAINSAATPLYDDEGKIAGTLAIGFSLQNEEKLEYFTNLITGISGRLSDMVQTVAAQSEQLTASSTQILDNTRLAVRNSSEVNKVAVFIREISEQTNLLGLNAAIEAARAGQAGAGFGVVASEVRKLSTGTKEATVNIERSLKDVQSSIQQMEQEITSIAQSSNEQSELVTEFSEIIDHLNATSQDLKVFIESMLLKAE
- the moaA gene encoding GTP 3',8-cyclase MoaA — encoded protein: MELLQDSFGRIHDYIRISVTDRCNLRCVYCMPAEGMEFAPHDEIMSYEEITEVLKVLAPMGMRKVRLTGGEPLVRKDLHKLVRMISAIDGIDDIALTTNALLLDKQAQALKDAGLNRINISLDSLQADRFSMITRGGDVNKVLKGIEAAAAVGLAPIKLNVVLMKGINDDEIKDFIAMTIDQPLHVRFIEYMPIGHASDSWRKSYLPLEAVSDVCKEAGWTVENTEGPAGNGPSRNMRIAGSQGTFGLIHPVSDHFCDNCNRLRLTADGHIKACLYWSDEYNVRRYVDDPDAMAALFLKALGTKPKNHEMAMALEKKMQSHTPTVRRMSQIGG